The following coding sequences lie in one Methylotuvimicrobium alcaliphilum 20Z genomic window:
- a CDS encoding efflux RND transporter permease subunit: MKFTDLFIERPVLASVVSLLILVLGLRAITVLELRQYPETENTVVTVRTSYPGASSDLVQGFITTPLQQAIAEADGIDYLSSNSRQGVSTIEAHMRLNYDPNAAVAEIQAKVASQRNILPAESEDPVITSQVGDTTALMYVALYSDTMKPSQISDYMLRVVKPKIQSIPGVGKATVLGNKTFAMRIWLDPKRMSSLGVTAEDVANVLRSNNYLSGAGQTKGNFVTVDLSATTDVVSEQEFRNLVVGNRGGTLIRLSDVADTELGSEDYDMVNWYKGKTAIFMGIEQAPGANPLTVAYAVRDILDEIEKDLPEAMHILLPYDASRFIQDSINEVFRTLAEALIIVLLIIYLSLGSIRAALVPSITVPLSLIGGTFLMLLMGFSVNLLTMLAMVLGIGLVVDDAIIVVENVHRHIELGKSKFEAAIDGTRELVLPVIATTVALVAVYLPVGFMGGLVGTLFTEFAFTLAGAVVISSIIALTLAPMLSSKILKDQGKAGRFEHAVEAIFNDWSERYRKLLHPLLETPSLVLAFALMVLISIYFMFSLSQKELAPTEDQSILFVMASGPQTATLNYNEAYAEELIKQFESIPEYNESFMLLGFGGSNNTVFGGFKMPSTALRNRSQMAIQPELQAKVNAIAGFQTAVIPRPSLPGSGGGLPLQFVIVTDADYASLDQVADLLVDRATQSGRFNFLMKEVNFDRPKATLVIDRDRAADLGLTMQDIGSNLASLLGGQYVNHFSLQGRSYKVIPQVDDLSRLDTSKFDHYYLRTASGGQIPLSSLVHLEQSVEPSKRTQFQQLNSLTVSGMMAPGITLGNAMDYLEQQADELFPRGYSYDYTGSSRQYAQQGSALVATFFMSLLIIYLMLAAQFESWRDPLIILISVPLSIASALAFIMLGFASINIYTQVGLITLIGLIAKNGILIVEFANQLQIREGLTKREAVEQAAKIRLRPILMTTVSMIVAMVPLLIASGPGAASRFDIGLVIASGLGVGTLFTLFVVPSFYLLLARDRYTERENQSWIRND; encoded by the coding sequence AAAATACCGTCGTCACGGTAAGGACGTCCTACCCCGGAGCCAGCAGCGATTTGGTGCAAGGCTTCATTACCACGCCCCTACAGCAGGCCATCGCCGAGGCCGACGGCATCGATTATCTGTCCTCGAACAGCCGCCAAGGCGTTTCGACGATTGAAGCGCACATGCGTCTTAACTACGACCCCAATGCCGCGGTCGCCGAAATTCAAGCGAAAGTAGCAAGTCAACGCAATATCTTACCTGCCGAATCGGAAGACCCGGTCATTACATCGCAAGTCGGAGACACGACCGCATTGATGTATGTCGCTTTATATAGCGATACGATGAAACCTTCGCAAATCAGCGATTACATGCTGCGCGTCGTTAAACCTAAAATTCAATCGATACCGGGCGTCGGCAAAGCCACTGTGCTCGGTAATAAAACCTTTGCGATGCGCATCTGGCTCGACCCCAAGCGCATGTCGTCGCTCGGCGTAACTGCCGAGGATGTCGCGAATGTGTTGCGCTCGAACAATTACCTGTCGGGCGCCGGCCAAACCAAGGGAAATTTCGTTACGGTCGATTTGAGCGCGACAACCGATGTCGTCAGCGAACAGGAATTTCGTAATCTAGTCGTCGGCAATCGCGGCGGTACGCTAATCAGGTTATCCGATGTTGCCGATACCGAATTGGGCAGCGAAGATTACGACATGGTCAACTGGTATAAAGGCAAGACCGCGATTTTCATGGGTATCGAACAGGCACCCGGCGCCAACCCGCTGACGGTTGCCTATGCCGTCCGCGATATATTGGACGAAATTGAAAAAGACTTGCCCGAAGCCATGCATATCCTGCTGCCTTATGATGCGAGCCGTTTTATCCAGGATTCGATCAACGAAGTCTTTCGCACGCTGGCCGAAGCATTGATCATCGTCTTATTGATCATTTATTTATCACTGGGTTCGATTCGTGCCGCACTGGTTCCATCGATCACAGTCCCCCTATCGTTGATCGGCGGCACTTTTTTAATGCTACTCATGGGGTTTTCGGTAAACCTGCTCACAATGCTGGCAATGGTGCTAGGCATCGGTCTAGTCGTCGACGACGCGATCATTGTCGTCGAAAACGTGCATCGCCATATCGAACTGGGCAAATCCAAATTCGAAGCGGCGATCGATGGCACGCGCGAATTGGTTCTTCCGGTAATCGCGACAACGGTGGCGCTGGTTGCGGTCTATTTGCCGGTCGGTTTCATGGGCGGACTGGTAGGCACCTTGTTTACCGAATTCGCCTTTACCCTAGCCGGCGCGGTCGTCATTTCGAGCATTATCGCACTCACCCTCGCACCGATGCTGAGCTCCAAAATCCTGAAGGATCAAGGCAAGGCCGGTCGTTTCGAACATGCGGTCGAAGCAATCTTTAACGATTGGTCCGAACGTTACCGAAAATTGCTGCACCCGCTTCTGGAAACGCCATCTCTGGTACTGGCATTTGCGCTGATGGTCTTGATCAGCATTTATTTCATGTTCAGCCTGTCGCAAAAAGAATTGGCCCCAACCGAGGACCAAAGCATACTGTTTGTCATGGCGAGCGGTCCGCAAACTGCAACTTTGAATTATAATGAAGCCTATGCCGAAGAGTTGATTAAACAATTCGAATCGATACCGGAATACAACGAAAGCTTTATGTTGCTGGGCTTCGGCGGCAGCAACAATACCGTGTTCGGGGGCTTTAAAATGCCTTCGACGGCATTACGCAACCGTTCGCAAATGGCGATACAACCGGAATTGCAGGCTAAGGTTAACGCCATTGCAGGCTTTCAAACCGCGGTCATTCCGCGGCCAAGCTTACCCGGCTCGGGAGGCGGCCTACCGCTACAATTCGTAATCGTCACCGATGCCGATTACGCATCGCTTGACCAAGTAGCGGACCTTCTGGTCGATCGTGCGACACAAAGCGGACGCTTCAATTTTTTGATGAAGGAAGTCAATTTCGACCGGCCGAAAGCGACCCTTGTCATCGACCGGGATAGAGCGGCGGATTTGGGATTGACGATGCAAGACATCGGCAGCAATCTGGCATCTTTACTCGGCGGACAATATGTCAACCACTTTAGCCTGCAGGGGCGAAGTTATAAAGTGATACCGCAAGTCGACGATTTATCGCGCCTCGATACCAGTAAGTTCGATCATTATTATTTGCGAACCGCATCGGGCGGACAAATACCGCTGTCATCGCTGGTGCATCTCGAACAATCGGTCGAGCCCAGCAAACGAACTCAATTTCAACAGCTCAACAGCCTGACCGTATCGGGCATGATGGCACCAGGCATCACACTGGGCAATGCAATGGATTATTTGGAACAGCAAGCCGATGAGTTATTTCCGCGCGGTTATAGTTACGACTATACGGGCAGTTCCCGGCAATACGCACAACAAGGCAGCGCTCTGGTCGCGACGTTTTTCATGTCGTTGTTGATCATTTATTTAATGCTGGCCGCACAATTCGAAAGCTGGCGCGACCCTTTGATTATTCTGATTTCGGTACCGCTCTCGATCGCCAGCGCCCTAGCTTTCATCATGCTCGGCTTTGCCTCGATCAATATTTATACGCAAGTCGGCTTGATCACGTTGATCGGTTTAATTGCAAAGAACGGTATTTTGATCGTCGAATTCGCCAATCAACTGCAGATCCGCGAAGGCTTAACCAAACGCGAAGCGGTAGAGCAAGCAGCGAAAATTCGGCTCCGGCCGATTTTAATGACGACCGTATCGATGATCGTCGCGATGGTCCCTTTACTGATCGCCTCCGGCCCGGGCGCTGCCAGCCGTTTCGATATCGGCTTGGTAATCGCTAGCGGTCTCGGCGTTGGAACGCTATTTACGCTGTTCGTCGTCCCTTCGTTTTATCTGTTACTGGCAAGAGACCGCTACACCGAGCGTGAAAATCAATCTTGGATTCGAAACGATTGA